A DNA window from Aythya fuligula isolate bAytFul2 chromosome 4, bAytFul2.pri, whole genome shotgun sequence contains the following coding sequences:
- the SPATA4 gene encoding spermatogenesis-associated protein 4: MAPRQPGLPRAVLRWLQSLDLPACPRHCRRDFSNGYLVAEILARYFPAEIRSRACGTGSSLPTKLSNWARLQRFFAKYNLSVAQELIEGTIHCKPGAAERLVQDIYSLLTNRCIKSLQDREIDFTDYCYQTQLPMVARSTASKAIKNNIRLTEIMMEPSVTINRQKANAVINMHMRMRMQEREEDPRRFNIKRSFRHRTVYHLNCTTSSTNIASIPKEKAFAPSYSSGKRDKTDVEKNSKSNKLTDPLL, from the exons ATGGCTCCCCGTCAGCCCGGGCTGCCCCGGGCCGTGCTCCGCTGGCTGCAGAGCCTCGACCTCCCCGCCTGCCCCAGGCACTGCCGCAG GGACTTCTCCAACGGGTACCTGGTGGCGGAGATCCTGGCGCGCTACTTCCCCGCCGAGATCCGGAGCCGCGCCTGCGGGACCGGCAGCTCGCTGCCCACCAAGCTCAGCAACTGGGCCCGGCTGCAGCGG TTTTTTGCAAAATATAACCTCAGCGTGGCCCAGGAACTGATAGAGGGAACAATTCACTGCAaaccaggagcagcagaaaggctGGTGCAGGACATCTACTCCCTGCTGACAAACAGATG tattaAAAGCCTTCAAGACAGGGAGATTGATTTTACAGACTACTGTTACCAGACACAGTTACCAATGGTTGCCAGATCAACAGCTTCCAAGGCTATCAAGAATAACATTAGGCTGACAGAAATAATGATGGAACCCAGTGTTACCATAAACAGACAGAAGGCTAATGCTGTCATTAATATGCACATGAGAATGAGAATGCAAGAGAGGGAAGAGGATCCAC gACGGTTTAACATTAAACGAAGTTTCAGACATCGTACAGTTTACCATCTTAATTGCACAACGTCTTCTACAAACATAGCTAGTAtcccaaaggaaaaagcatttgctCCATCAT ATTCTTCAGGAAAGAGAGACAAAACAGATGTGGAGAAGAACTCCAAGAGCAACAAGCTGACAGATCCTCTGTTATGA
- the ASB5 gene encoding ankyrin repeat and SOCS box protein 5 isoform X2 — protein sequence MTTSTAVQRSHNLPKRRLESIGECPAKRKPSWGILTSQGSWADRSPLHEAASQGRLLSLKTLLSQGYNVDTLTIDQVTPLHEACLGDHVGCARILLEAGANVNATTIDGVTPLFNACSRGSAACAELLLEYGAKAQWESCLPSPTHEAASRGHSECLEVLISWGIDVDQDLPHLGTPLYVACVSQQIHCIRKLLYAGANVQKGKHLETPLHAAAQHSSTEIVNLLLEFGADINAKNTDFERPVDLAAPSSLVERLLLLHEATPSSLCQLCRLRIRNYMGRARLHLVPQLQLPTILKNFLQYR from the exons atgacaacaaGCACTGCTGTTCAGAGGAGCCACAATCTCCCCAAAAGACGCCTAGAAAGTATAGGGGAGTGTCCTGCGAAACGAAAACCTAGCTGGGGTATTCTGACCAGCCAAG GTTCTTGGGCAGATCGCTCACCTCTGCATGAGGCAGCCAGTCAAGGACGTCTTCTTTCTCTAAAGACTTTATTGTCACAG GGTTACAATGTAGATACACTAACTATTGACCAAGTAACTCCACTTCATGAAGCCTGCCTGGGAGATCATGTAGGATGTGCAAGAATCCTTCTTGAAGCAGGAGCAAAT GTAAATGCTACAACAATTGATGGAGTGACACCTTTATTTAACGCATGTTCAAGAGGCAGTGCAGCATGCGCTGAGCTCCTGTTAGAGTATGGTGCCAAAGCTCAGTGGGAGTCCTGTCTTCCATCCCCAACTCATGAAGCGGCCAGCAGAG GGCACAGTGAATGTCTGGAGGTACTGATATCCTGGGGTATAGATGTTGACCAAGACCTGCCCCATTTGGGAACACCTCTGTATGTAGCGTGTGTTTCACAACAGATCCACTGTATTCGAAAGCTTCTTTATGCAG GTGCCAACgtgcagaaaggaaagcatttgGAAACTCCACTccatgctgctgcccagcatTCAAGTACAGAGATCGTAAACTTACTCCTTGAATTTGGGGCAGACATAAATGccaaaaatacagattttgagAGGCCTGTAGATTTAGCTGCTCCAAGCAGTTTAGTGGAGAGACTGCTGCTACTCCATGAAG ccaCACCTTCTTCTCTTTGCCAGCTCTGCCGACTACGTATCAGAAATTACATGGGAAGAGCCAGACTGCATCTTGTGCCACAACTCCAGTTGCCAACAATACTGAAGAATTTCTTACAGTATAGATAA